A part of Candidatus Binatia bacterium genomic DNA contains:
- a CDS encoding Smr/MutS family protein, with product MTRPKPQKPQRTREEPPVRSASSLLPTPAFHTPFRDLAQAFSTRAPAPPARPAVRSGGAAASPTRPDPLAEAPREGGAEPPLTDAEALALSVAGAARLSSLSPRVRIRRRPDLSHIQEKRREDVEAMARAEGFDITHEDLYVRGRASGVSRELLARLERGEFPISAHLDLHGMPLEDARRAVDEFLVNQQKRGHRCVLLVTGKGKNSPRGHGVLRESVPEWLARGPSARRVLAFASARPCDGGLGALVVLMRGGSSSKNRIDVERGGPGPLT from the coding sequence ATGACGCGGCCAAAACCGCAGAAGCCGCAGCGCACGCGCGAAGAGCCGCCCGTCAGGAGCGCCTCGTCGCTGCTGCCGACGCCGGCCTTCCACACTCCGTTTCGCGACCTCGCCCAGGCCTTTTCCACTCGTGCGCCGGCGCCTCCCGCGCGGCCGGCGGTCCGATCCGGTGGCGCGGCAGCTTCGCCGACGCGCCCTGACCCCCTCGCCGAAGCACCACGGGAGGGCGGGGCCGAGCCGCCGCTGACGGATGCCGAAGCCCTCGCGCTGTCGGTGGCCGGTGCAGCGCGGTTGTCGTCCCTTTCGCCGCGGGTACGCATCCGGCGCCGTCCCGACTTGTCCCACATCCAAGAGAAGCGCCGTGAGGACGTCGAGGCGATGGCCCGCGCAGAGGGTTTCGACATCACGCACGAGGATCTTTACGTGCGCGGTCGCGCAAGCGGTGTCAGCCGTGAGCTTCTCGCGCGCCTGGAGCGGGGCGAATTCCCGATCTCTGCACACCTCGATCTTCACGGCATGCCTCTGGAAGACGCGCGGCGCGCCGTCGACGAATTCCTCGTGAACCAGCAGAAACGGGGCCATCGCTGCGTGCTGCTGGTCACGGGGAAGGGAAAAAACTCGCCTCGCGGGCACGGCGTGCTGCGCGAAAGCGTTCCCGAATGGCTCGCGCGAGGTCCGAGCGCGAGGCGCGTGCTCGCATTCGCGAGTGCGAGGCCGTGTGACGGCGGTCTCGGT
- a CDS encoding TIGR03560 family F420-dependent LLM class oxidoreductase, which produces MTNPRRATFSLFLPQAGFPWAMLRERACLAEKLGFDGLWLVDHFWARGMQDLDFLEGWTTLAALSQATTTLRLGLMVTCNSYRNPALLAKIVATADQLSGGRIELGIGAGWMDEEYKAYGYDFPPMGTRLAQLEEGLEIVTRMLGEKRASFAGRHYRVDDAPNNPKPLQDPLPITIGGAGEKKLLRLVARFAQRWNCPMSSAHEVERLHGVLASHCREVGRNVSEIVVSEQMMVVIGADEEAFQAKRQMAKAMLGGFADIDKVAVAGTPDRVIAGLRAKIARGVTDFAVMFGDLGMDETLSLFAREVIPALR; this is translated from the coding sequence ATGACGAACCCCCGACGAGCGACGTTCTCCCTGTTTCTTCCCCAGGCCGGCTTTCCGTGGGCGATGCTGCGCGAGCGCGCCTGCCTGGCCGAAAAGCTCGGCTTCGACGGCCTCTGGCTCGTCGACCATTTCTGGGCGCGCGGGATGCAGGACCTCGATTTCCTCGAAGGGTGGACCACACTGGCCGCGCTGTCGCAGGCGACGACGACGCTGAGGCTCGGGCTCATGGTGACCTGCAACTCGTACCGGAACCCGGCGTTGCTCGCGAAGATCGTCGCGACCGCCGACCAGTTGAGCGGCGGCCGCATCGAGCTCGGTATCGGCGCCGGCTGGATGGACGAGGAATACAAGGCCTACGGTTACGACTTCCCGCCGATGGGAACCCGTCTTGCCCAGCTCGAGGAGGGGCTCGAGATCGTCACGCGCATGCTCGGCGAAAAGCGCGCGAGCTTTGCCGGACGCCACTACCGCGTCGACGATGCGCCGAACAATCCGAAACCCCTGCAGGATCCGCTTCCGATCACGATCGGCGGCGCCGGCGAAAAAAAGCTGCTGCGCCTGGTGGCGCGCTTCGCGCAGCGCTGGAACTGCCCGATGAGCTCGGCCCACGAAGTCGAGAGGCTGCACGGCGTGCTGGCGTCGCACTGCCGCGAGGTCGGTCGCAACGTTTCCGAGATCGTCGTCAGCGAACAGATGATGGTCGTCATCGGCGCCGACGAGGAAGCGTTCCAGGCCAAGCGGCAGATGGCCAAGGCGATGCTGGGCGGCTTCGCCGACATCGACAAAGTCGCCGTCGCCGGAACTCCCGATCGCGTCATTGCGGGGCTTCGCGCGAAGATCGCACGCGGCGTCACCGATTTCGCGGTGATGTTCGGCGACCTCGGCATGGACGAGACGCTCTCGCTGTTTGCCCGCGAAGTGATCCCGGCGCTGCGCTGA
- a CDS encoding D-alanine--D-alanine ligase family protein: MRGTRKALHVLLLVGGRSAEHPISLRSGATVLSALREAGHRVTLVGITRQGLWTVGAGFEAQLERARSAILELDAAGAATVALVWTGAATRLVSVDEAALGAAADPVDVVFPILHGPNGEDGTVQGLLELVRVPYVGAGPAASAIAMDKLAMKMLCAGAGIPQVEFFSAGDGDGDAIDRKVRGAFGYPCYVKPANLGSSVGVSRVRDLSELGPALAEARRHDDRVLVERGCEAREIEIGILGSKPGELSPVGEILPADGIYDFDSKYVDTSAGLRAPTEIPSDALSRLHEVAFAAWELIGGRGMARIDFFLEKKTGQVLLNEINTIPGFTSISMYPRLWAAAGLPAPQLVDRLLELALARR, translated from the coding sequence ATGAGAGGGACACGGAAGGCTCTGCACGTTCTGCTGCTGGTCGGAGGACGCTCGGCCGAGCATCCGATCTCCCTGCGATCTGGCGCAACGGTGCTGTCGGCGCTTCGCGAGGCTGGCCATCGCGTCACTCTCGTCGGCATCACTCGCCAGGGGTTGTGGACCGTAGGCGCCGGCTTCGAGGCGCAGCTCGAAAGAGCGCGCAGCGCGATCCTCGAGCTCGATGCCGCCGGCGCCGCGACGGTTGCGCTCGTATGGACGGGGGCTGCAACGCGCCTCGTGTCGGTCGACGAAGCGGCCCTCGGCGCCGCCGCCGATCCCGTCGACGTCGTGTTCCCGATCCTGCACGGCCCCAACGGAGAAGACGGAACCGTGCAGGGCCTGCTCGAGCTCGTCCGCGTTCCGTACGTCGGAGCCGGGCCGGCGGCGAGCGCGATCGCGATGGACAAGCTGGCGATGAAAATGCTCTGCGCCGGCGCCGGCATCCCGCAGGTCGAGTTCTTCTCCGCCGGCGACGGCGACGGCGATGCCATCGACCGCAAGGTGCGGGGCGCGTTCGGCTATCCCTGTTACGTCAAGCCCGCCAATCTCGGCTCTTCGGTCGGGGTCTCGCGCGTGCGCGACCTTTCCGAGCTCGGGCCCGCGCTTGCCGAAGCCCGTCGCCACGACGATCGCGTGCTCGTCGAGCGCGGCTGCGAAGCGCGCGAGATCGAGATCGGCATCCTCGGAAGCAAGCCTGGAGAACTGTCGCCGGTCGGCGAAATCCTGCCGGCGGACGGCATCTACGACTTCGACAGCAAATACGTCGATACCAGCGCCGGCCTGCGCGCTCCGACCGAAATCCCGTCCGACGCGCTCTCGCGGCTGCACGAGGTCGCGTTCGCTGCGTGGGAGCTGATCGGCGGCCGCGGCATGGCTCGCATCGATTTCTTCCTCGAGAAGAAGACGGGCCAGGTGCTGCTGAACGAGATCAACACGATTCCCGGGTTCACGTCGATCAGCATGTATCCCCGACTGTGGGCCGCAGCGGGACTTCCCGCTCCGCAGCTGGTCGACCGGCTTCTCGAGCTCGCGCTGGCGCGCAGATGA
- a CDS encoding LysR family transcriptional regulator — translation MHIETLKIFCDVVENQSFSLAASQNFITQSAVSQQIRGLEERYGKRLLERKRGSVRPTAAGEILHRSCREILHSFNEMEAQLQGLSNVVTGSIRVGTVHSIGLYELSEPLKHYFADFPHVNVYLEYDRASHVYEQVLRGNVDLGIVAYPTARAQITVLDFRTDRLVIVCSPDHPLADKQKISVTDLDGEKVVGFEKGIPTRLALDRLFSEKQVVVQYVAELDNIEMVKRLVEVGAGLAIIPDKACAHEIQAGTLVRVELNDRGITRPIGIIYRTGKHFSPAVERFVEYLQSDSKRGGARAAG, via the coding sequence ATGCACATCGAAACCCTCAAGATCTTCTGCGACGTCGTCGAGAACCAGAGCTTCTCGCTGGCGGCGTCCCAGAACTTCATCACGCAGTCGGCGGTCAGCCAGCAGATCCGCGGGCTCGAGGAGCGCTACGGCAAGCGGCTGCTCGAGCGCAAGCGCGGCAGCGTGCGCCCGACGGCGGCCGGCGAGATCCTGCACCGTTCCTGCCGTGAGATCCTCCACAGCTTCAACGAGATGGAAGCCCAGCTCCAGGGCCTGAGCAACGTCGTCACCGGCAGCATCCGCGTCGGTACCGTGCACAGCATCGGGCTGTACGAGCTGTCCGAGCCGCTCAAGCACTACTTCGCCGATTTCCCGCACGTCAACGTCTACCTCGAGTACGACCGCGCCAGCCACGTCTACGAGCAGGTGCTGCGCGGCAACGTCGACCTCGGCATCGTCGCGTATCCGACGGCACGCGCGCAGATCACCGTGCTCGATTTCCGCACCGACCGCCTCGTGATCGTCTGCTCTCCCGATCATCCGCTCGCCGACAAGCAGAAGATCTCCGTCACCGACCTCGACGGCGAAAAAGTCGTCGGCTTCGAAAAGGGCATCCCGACGCGCCTGGCGCTGGACCGGCTGTTCAGTGAGAAGCAGGTGGTGGTCCAGTATGTCGCCGAGCTCGACAACATCGAGATGGTCAAGCGCCTCGTCGAAGTCGGCGCCGGCCTTGCGATCATTCCGGACAAGGCGTGTGCCCACGAGATCCAGGCCGGCACGCTGGTGAGGGTCGAGCTGAACGACCGCGGCATCACCAGGCCGATCGGCATCATCTACCGCACCGGCAAGCACTTCAGTCCGGCGGTGGAGCGGTTCGTCGAATACCTGCAGTCCGACTCGAAGCGAGGCGGCGCGCGCGCCGCGGGCTAG